The following coding sequences lie in one Nerophis lumbriciformis linkage group LG02, RoL_Nlum_v2.1, whole genome shotgun sequence genomic window:
- the LOC133575965 gene encoding phytanoyl-CoA hydroxylase-interacting protein-like, translated as MEVPGLARNSISSPLSPCEGMIKDLSLDSIQLCEREGSKSQDGAISDLEDLPVPQSIKISNITCDSFKICWDMDQRGKERITHYFIDLNKKENKNSNKFKHKDVPTKLVAKAVPLPMTVRGHWFLSPRTEYTVAVQTASKQTDGDYAVSEWSEIIEFCTADYSTVHLNQLLEKAQVISGRMLPFCVFYRNHNKEYFDHAREAQDNRMVPWVKDNSGSHGSPISGKLEGLFFSCNTEFNTGKPPQDSPYGRHRFEVQAGALFNLDANLYFGDFYCMYTAYHYVILVLAPKGSPGDLFCKQRLPALDIARNRFLTCTPDQDGGLAFHHAQDVILEVIYTEPVELTAGTLAEISGHQRQSMSTANAKKDPSCKTCNISVGR; from the exons GAAGTAAATCTCAGGATGGCGCCATCTCGGACTTGGAGGATCTGCCGGTCCCGCAGAGCATCAAGATCAGCAACATCACGTGCGACTCCTTCAAGATCTGCTGGGACATGGACCAGCGCGGCAAGGAGCGCATCACGCACTACTTCATTGACCTCAACAAGAAGGAGAACAAGAACTCCAACAAGTTCAAACACAAG GACGTGCCCACCAAGCTGGTGGCCAAGGCCGTGCCCCTCCCCATGACGGTGAGGGGCCACTGGTTCCTCAGCCCGCGCACCGAGTACACGGTGGCCGTGCAGACGGCGTCCAAGCAGACGGACGGGGACTACGCCGTGTCCGAGTGGAGCGAAATCATCGAGTTCTGCACCGCCG ATTATTCCACAGTTCATCTCAACCAGCTGCTGGAGAAGGCCCAGGTCATCTCAGGTCGCATGTTGCCTTTCTGCGTCTTCTACAGGAACCACAACAAGGAATACTTCGACCACGCCAG GGAGGCGCAGGACAACCGGATGGTTCCGTGGGTGAAGGACAACAGTGGCAGCCACGGCTCTCCCATCAGTGGCAAACTGGAAGGTCTTTTCTTCAGCTGCAACACGGAGTTCAACACCGGCAAGCCCCCCCAGGACTCTCCTTACGGACGCCATCGCTTTGAGGTCCAAGCCGGCGCCCTCTTCAACCTCGACGCCAACCTCTACTTCGGGGACTTCTACTGCATGTACACGGCGTACCATTACGTCATCCTGGTGCTGGCGCCCAAAGGCTCCCCGGGCGACCTCTTCTGCAAGCAGAGGCTCCCCGCCCTCGACATCGCCCGCAACCGCTTCCTCACCTGCACGCCGGACCAGGACGGCGGCCTGGCGTTCCATCACGCCCAGGACGTGATCCTGGAGGTGATCTACACCGAGCCCGTGGAGCTGACCGCCGGCACGCTGGCCGAGATCAGCGGCCATCAGCGCCAGAGCATGTCCACCGCCAACGCCAAGAAGGACCCCAGCTGCAAGACCTGCAACATCAGTGTGGGCCGCTAG